The nucleotide sequence CTCGATTGGTTATTTAGTCACAGATGACAATGCAATGGTATGGCGCGGCCCAATGGCTAGTAAAGCATTGATGCAGATGTTACAGGATACATTATGGCCGGATCTCGATTATCTGGTTATCGATATGCCACCGGGGACCGGTGATATTCAGCTCACTTTGTCACAAAACATCCCGGTAACGGGGGCACTGGTGGTAACAACGCCTCAGGATATCGCCTTAATTGATGCAATGAAAGGCATCGTCATGTTCCAGAAAGTGAAGGTGCCTGTACTGGGTATTATTGAAAATATGAGTACACATATTTGTGGTAACTGTGGTCACCTGGAACCTATTTTTGGAACGGGTGGAGCAGAAAAATTGGCGGCTAAATATCACTGTAAATTATTGGGACAAATCCCGCTGCATATTTCACTGCGTGAAGATCTTGATCGTGGTGAGCCAACCGTTATCAGTAATCCTGATAGTGAATTTACCGATATTTATCGCGAAATTGCCGCGAATATTTCAGCACAGATGTATTGGCAAGGCGAGAAGATACCAACAGAAATTTCGTTCCGTGCTGTTTAATGCAGGTATTTGATTGAAGATAACGGGTGGTGGATGTTTTCATTGCCCGCTTTTTGTATGGGGAGATTTTGTATGGGGAGAAATATGCTTGTTCGATTTCCCTCGTTACATGGTTTTTATGCGAAACGCCTCGAAAAAAGTGAGACTTCTCTTGTTTACACTGGAACAGATACCATTAACTCCCTATAATCTCGCCAAACTTAGCACTCATAAGTGCTTTGTTCCCATTTTTTTCTAGAATCAGGTTAATCTCTATTATGGCTGACGAAGCATATCAGTGCACAATTGTAGGAATTTCTGGTGCATCTGCCTCAGGTAAAAGTCTCATTGCTAATACACTTTATCGTGAATTACGCGCTCAGGTTGGTGATCACAATATCGGTATTATACCCGAGGATTGCTATTATAAAGATCAGAGCGATCTATCAATGGAAGAGCGTTATAAGACTAATTATGACCATCCAAGCTCAATGGATCACAATCTGCTCTTTTCTCACCTACAAGCGCTGAAAATGGGTGAATCAATTGAATTACCACAATACGATTATGTTGCTCATACTCGTAAACCAGAAGCGATTCATTTTGCACCGAAAAGGGTTATTATTCTGGAAGGTATTCTATTATTGACCGATAAGCGCTTGCGCCAGGAGATGGACTTCTCTATTTTTGTTGATACGCCACTGGATATTTGCCTTATGCGTCGTATTAAGCGGGATGTGCATGAACGGGGGCGTTCTCTGGATTCGGTGATTGAGCAATATCATAAAACTGTGCGTCCAATGTTCCTGCAATTTATTGAACCATCAAAGCAATATGCAGATATTATTGTGCCGCGCGGGGGTAAAAACCGAGTAGCAATTGATATATTGAAAGCCAAAATTGGTCAGTTCTGCGAATAATAAAACTTTGCTTGTCAGGCATTGATAAGCAGCATCGTATTGGAGAGGAAATAATGCGACTCTGTGACCGCGACATTATTAAATGGCTTGATGAGGGTAAATTGGTCATTGCTCCACGTCCGCCGATTGAACGCATTAACGGGGCAACTGCTGATGTGCGCCTTGGGAATCAGTTTCGTGTTTTCTGTGGTCATACTGCGGCATATATTGATTTGAGTGGTCCGAAAGATGAGGTCAGTGCTGCGCTTGATCGTGTGATGAGTGATGAAATAATTCTGCCTGACGATGAGGTTTTTTTCCTCCATCCTGGCGAGTTGGCACTGGCCGTTACGCTGGAGTCTGTCACATTGCCGGATGATTTGGTGGGCTGGCTTGATGGCCGTTCTTCGCTTGCTCGTCTTGGGTTGATGGTGCACGTGACGGCACACCGGATTGATCCGGGCTGGCATGGTCAAATTGTTCTTGAATTCTATAACTCTGGTAAATTGCCTCTGGCGTTACGTCCGGGTATGGTCATCGGTGCTTTGAGTTTTGAACCATTGTCTGGTTCCGCTGACCGTCCGTATAACCGTCGTCAAGATGCGAAATATAAAAACCAACAGGGTGCGGTGAGTAGTCGTATTGATGAAGATTAACATCTTTATCGGCTATTGAGCTGCATTGACTGTTTTGACAAAAAAAGCTGAGGAAGTCATGAAGAGATTGCTGACAACACTGATTATTTTGCTGGTTGTGATTATTACCGGTCTGGCAGCATTAGTCATGTTAGTAAACCCAAATGACTTTCGGGCTTATATGGTCAAGCAGGTGCAAAAGAAGAGTGGCTACCAACTCGTCCTGCAAGATGGTATGCGCTGGCATGTCTGGCCAAAATTGAGCATCATTACCGGGCGTATGTCATTAACGGCCCCAGGGGCGGCGCAGCCAACAGTGATGGCAGAAAATATGCGTCTTGATGTGGCGTTGTGGCCGCTTCTTTCTCATCAGCTTGCCGTTAAAGAGGTGATGCTGAAAGGGGCGATATTGAGAGTAACCCCGGAGAGCCAGTCGCAGAAAAAAGGGAATACCCCTATTGCACCAACAGGGAGTACAGCCAATCCTGTTGCGAAGGGGGAGGGTTGGGAGCTTGATATTGCCAGAGTTAAGATCGCGGATAGTTTGCTTATTTGGCAGCGAGATGATCATGAGCAGTTAAATGTCCGCGATATTAATCTGCTAATGGAGCGAGATAACCAAAACCATATCAGCGTAGAGTTAAGTAGCAAAGTCAGTAAGAATCAGCAAGACTTGGCTTTTAATCTTAATGCAGATGTCGATATTACTGATTATCCATATCGTGTTGCGGGTAATATTGACTTCTTTGATTATCAACTCCAGGGCGCAGGTATACCTACGGGAGGAATTAGTGGTTCAGGAAAAGTACATGCTGTTTATCAAAAAGAGACGACAGATGAACTGCAAACAATTTCTTTACAGGCGCTAAGTTTCACCGCTAATGAGAGTGAACTGCATGGCAGTATAAAAGCAATGTTGGGGGCTCATGCGGATTATCGGATCGATTTATCTTCCCAAAAACTGAATTTAGATAATCTGATGGGATGGGACTTGCTTCCTAAAGAGGGTTCAGAAGTTAAACGTTATTACCGGATAGAGAATAGTTCAGCTAAACCGGTAATCGCCGTTTCAAGCTCTGCCGAGCCTGATTATAGCGCTGCATTTCTGAATGACTTTAACGCCAATGTGACTATTAATGCGGACAAATTTGTTTATCGAGGAATGGAGATCGATAATCTGATATTGAAAGCGACAAATAATAGTGGTATTGCTGAAATTTCTACTCTGAATGGCAAATTATTTGGTGGTGATTTCTCTATTCCGGTTATTTTAGATGCAACGGGTAATCAACTTAAGTTACACGCAAAACCTTTACTGCGGAATATAGAACTGGAACCAGTACTCAAAGCCTTTTCCTTACCTCCGGCATTTAGTGGCAAATTCGATCTGAATGGGGATCTTTCTGGTAAAGGATATGATGGTTATGCGATTTCGCATATTTGGCAGGGTGATCTTAATTTCAGTTTAGTTAATGCCAAAATGTATGGATTAAATATCCCCCAATTAATCCAGCAATCCGTTGCTCGTGCAACGGATAAAGTGAATATCCCTGATAATATGGATAATTTCACCCGCGCTAAAAAGCTTGATGTTAAAGCGGTACTGAATCGAGGTGATATAAAAATCAGTCGATTGCATGCGGTATCCGATTTGCTGAATATTGATGGGCAGGGTAAGACTAATCTGCTTAAACAAGATGTTGATGTCGCTTTAAAAGTACAGATAACACAAGGATGGGGCAAGGATAATGAATTGGTTAGTCGTCTGCGAAAAATGAAAGTACCACTGCGGGTTTACGGTAATTGGAGTAATCTGCAATACAACTTGGATATTGAGCAATTGCTACATAATGAGTTAGAGAACAAGGTAAAACAGGCTATTAACGATTGGGTTGAACGCAGCAGTAATTAGCTGTATTAATAACTCATGCCTGATTTGACCGCTCAATCCGGCAGTTGACTATTATGCTTAAATGAATGCTTATCGTTGTCTGAGCATAGTTGTTTGAGCAGTCAATTTCAGTACAAAGGTGGATTTCAACTTGTGGATTAAATTTTGATAATTGAATTGAGAAGCTATGGCTTTTCTGTTCTGAATATAAAATTATTTAATCTAGTTATACCCTATGGATTTCAAGATGCATCGCGGCGGCAAAGGAATGAATCCCCGGGAGCATAGATAACTATGTGACCGGGGTGAGTGAGTGCAGCCAACAAAGAGGCAACTTGAAAGATGACGGGTATAGATAAATCATTTAACCGTATCCGCATAGAATTCCGCATATGGCATTAATAGAAAAGATTAAAAAAATCCCGGTACAGTTTAAACTGACCGGGTTTTATTTTGTTTCAGAGGAAAAACTCAGTGATGACAAATATGATGAGTCATCAATAACACTGAGTTATTTTTTATTTTCTTCATTTGACACCAGAGGGGTAATTTTTACCTTATTAATTCGGTGACTGGTTACTTCCAACGGTTCAAACAGATAATTATCAATCTGTAATTGCTCACCTTGCCGTGGAATATGTTGTGAATGTTCCATTAACAAACCTGCTAAGGTTTGATATTCACGTTTTTCATCCAGTTGCAAAGGGACATAAAGGATCAAATCATCCAGCGGCATATAACCATTGGCGATCCAACCCCCATGTTCAGTCGCTTGAATATCATGGCGGGCATCAGTTTCTTCGCCATCTACCGGTAAATTACCCGCGATAGTTTCCATTACGTCGGTCAAAGTCACCACACCTTCCACAGAACCAAATTCATCGACAACAAACGCGAAGTGAGTTTGTGCCTGGCGGAACTGCTCCAATGCCTGGAGTAGTGAAAGCTGTTCAGGGAAAATCAGAGGCTGTTTTATCAGCGAATGTAAATCAAAAGGCTGTTGGTTGAGTTGTTGATTCAGTAGATCAATAACATGGACAACACCTAATGGTTCGTCACTGATATTTTCATCAGTTACCACAATGCGTGTGTGAGGATTTTTATTCAGTATTTGCGTCAGATTTTCAGTTGGTGCATGAATATCAAGGTACTCCACGTCGTGACGGGAAGTCATGATACTGTTAACGTTACGCTGCGCCATGCCTAGAACCCTGGCAATCATTTGACGTTCTTGTGGATCAAACACTTCCTGATTATCAGAAATCAGATTAGATGTATGATTATCCAATTCTGCATTTTCATGCTTACCACTCAGGATACGTAAAACGGCTTCCGCTGTTCTTTCACGTAGTGAACGGGAAGCAGTAAGAAATCTGCGGCGGTTAAATTGAGCAAATTGGTTTAAGGCTTCAATCATAATGGAGAAGCCGATAGCGGCGTACAAGTAACCTTTGGGGATATGATAACCAAAACCTTCGGCGACCAGACTGAAACCGATCATTAACAAGAAGCTCAGACAGAGAATAACGATAGTCGGGTGAGCATTGACGAAAGTGGTCAACGGTTTACTTGCCAGTATCATCAGGAACATCGCAATGGTGACGGCCGCGATCATGATACCGATGTTGTCTACCATACCAACAGCAGTCACCACTGAATCCAGTGAGAATACAGCGTCAAGGACAATTATCTGAACGACAACCGTCCAAAATTTAGATGTTTTACGTTGTTGTCCTGAGTGGGCATCTTTACCTTCCAGCCGTTCATTGAGCTCCATTGTCGCTTTGAACAGTAAGAAAAGACCACCTATTAGCATAATCAGGTCACGGGCACTAAATGGATGTTCCCAAAGCGTAATTAATGGATGAGTTAGCGTTATCAACCAGGAAAGACTAAAAAGCAGTACGATACGCATCAGTAACGCACAACCTAGACCTGTAATTCTTGCTTTGTCTCTTTGTTTTTCAGGAAGTTTATCTGCCAGAATGGCAATAAAGACCAAGTTGTCAATTCCGAGGACAATTTCTAGAACGATAAGAGTAACTAGCCCAGCCCATATCGTCGGATCAGCGATCCATTCCATACAGTTTGTTTTACCTTTTAATATGACGGCTCATGCCGAATAATGAATAATGGGCATTGACTCATCAAATTTCAATAGTTGATTTTTCATCTGAGGAAGTTTTTTCCAAAAAATGGGGTGTCGCGGTATTGATGGCACCAATAACTATCCATTAGGACTCGTCCTGAGTTAACATGTGATCACATTAACAAATTGCGCGCTAATTATTATTGGTGAGCAGAATTATCATCAGACAGGAGTTATTCATGTCCAAGCAGCAGATTGGTGTTGTCGGTATGGCGGTGATGGGGCGTAACCTGGCATTAAATATTGAGAGCCGTGGTTATTCCGTATCTATATTTAACCGTTCAAGTGATAAAACTGACGAAGTGATCGCCGAAAATCCGGGGAAGAAATTAGTTCCAAGTTACACTGTCGAAGAATTTGTCGATTCACTGGAAAAACCGCGCCGTATTCTGCTCATGGTTAAGGCTGGCGAAGCAACCGATAAAACTATTGCTTCACTGACTCCACATCTGGATAAAGGTGATATTTTGATTGATGGGGGTAATACCTATTTTCAGGATACTATCCGTCGTAATCGCGAGCTTTCTGCTCAGGGTTTTAATTTTATCGGTACTGGGGTTTCCGGTGGTGAAGAGGGGGCATTGAAAGGTCCATCTATTATGCCTGGCGGCCAGAAAGAGGCGTATAAATTGGTGGCACCAATTCTGCAAGAGATTGCGGCTAAAGCTGAAGGTGAACCTTGTGTGGCCTATATTGGCCCGGATGGTGCCGGTCATTATGTGAAAATGGTTCACAATGGTATTGAATACGGTGATATGCAGCTCATTGCTGAAGCTTATTCTTTACTGAAAAATGCCCTAAATCTGAGCAATGAAGAACTATCTGAGATTTTCACTGACTGGAATAACGGCGAATTGAGCAGTTATTTGATTGAAATCACGGCTGATATTTTCCATAAGAAAGATGAAGCAGGCCAATATTTGGTTGATGTGATTTTGGATGAAGCAGCAAATAAAGGTACGGGTAAGTGGACCAGCCAGAGCTCTCTGGATTTAGGGATTCCAGTGACGTTGATCACAGAATCGGTATTTGCACGTTATATCTCTTCTCTGAAAGATCAGCGAGTTGCTGCGGCTCAAGTTTTGAGCGGGCCGGATGTACAAC is from Photorhabdus laumondii subsp. laumondii and encodes:
- the apbC gene encoding iron-sulfur cluster carrier protein ApbC — encoded protein: MNSQSPEQTNPDLLKSQVTKILATFTHLTLERDLTTLKALHHCTMLDGVLHIELLMPFVWQSGFKALKAATTEELQAVTGAKSVAWKLIHDISTLRRANDLPGINGVRNILAVSSGKGGVGKSSTAVNLALALAQEGAKVGILDADIYGPSVPSMLGTTKERPTSPDGQHMAPIMTHGLATNSIGYLVTDDNAMVWRGPMASKALMQMLQDTLWPDLDYLVIDMPPGTGDIQLTLSQNIPVTGALVVTTPQDIALIDAMKGIVMFQKVKVPVLGIIENMSTHICGNCGHLEPIFGTGGAEKLAAKYHCKLLGQIPLHISLREDLDRGEPTVISNPDSEFTDIYREIAANISAQMYWQGEKIPTEISFRAV
- the asmA gene encoding outer membrane assembly protein AsmA, yielding MKRLLTTLIILLVVIITGLAALVMLVNPNDFRAYMVKQVQKKSGYQLVLQDGMRWHVWPKLSIITGRMSLTAPGAAQPTVMAENMRLDVALWPLLSHQLAVKEVMLKGAILRVTPESQSQKKGNTPIAPTGSTANPVAKGEGWELDIARVKIADSLLIWQRDDHEQLNVRDINLLMERDNQNHISVELSSKVSKNQQDLAFNLNADVDITDYPYRVAGNIDFFDYQLQGAGIPTGGISGSGKVHAVYQKETTDELQTISLQALSFTANESELHGSIKAMLGAHADYRIDLSSQKLNLDNLMGWDLLPKEGSEVKRYYRIENSSAKPVIAVSSSAEPDYSAAFLNDFNANVTINADKFVYRGMEIDNLILKATNNSGIAEISTLNGKLFGGDFSIPVILDATGNQLKLHAKPLLRNIELEPVLKAFSLPPAFSGKFDLNGDLSGKGYDGYAISHIWQGDLNFSLVNAKMYGLNIPQLIQQSVARATDKVNIPDNMDNFTRAKKLDVKAVLNRGDIKISRLHAVSDLLNIDGQGKTNLLKQDVDVALKVQITQGWGKDNELVSRLRKMKVPLRVYGNWSNLQYNLDIEQLLHNELENKVKQAINDWVERSSN
- a CDS encoding TerC family protein, with amino-acid sequence MEWIADPTIWAGLVTLIVLEIVLGIDNLVFIAILADKLPEKQRDKARITGLGCALLMRIVLLFSLSWLITLTHPLITLWEHPFSARDLIMLIGGLFLLFKATMELNERLEGKDAHSGQQRKTSKFWTVVVQIIVLDAVFSLDSVVTAVGMVDNIGIMIAAVTIAMFLMILASKPLTTFVNAHPTIVILCLSFLLMIGFSLVAEGFGYHIPKGYLYAAIGFSIMIEALNQFAQFNRRRFLTASRSLRERTAEAVLRILSGKHENAELDNHTSNLISDNQEVFDPQERQMIARVLGMAQRNVNSIMTSRHDVEYLDIHAPTENLTQILNKNPHTRIVVTDENISDEPLGVVHVIDLLNQQLNQQPFDLHSLIKQPLIFPEQLSLLQALEQFRQAQTHFAFVVDEFGSVEGVVTLTDVMETIAGNLPVDGEETDARHDIQATEHGGWIANGYMPLDDLILYVPLQLDEKREYQTLAGLLMEHSQHIPRQGEQLQIDNYLFEPLEVTSHRINKVKITPLVSNEENKK
- the gndA gene encoding NADP-dependent phosphogluconate dehydrogenase, which codes for MSKQQIGVVGMAVMGRNLALNIESRGYSVSIFNRSSDKTDEVIAENPGKKLVPSYTVEEFVDSLEKPRRILLMVKAGEATDKTIASLTPHLDKGDILIDGGNTYFQDTIRRNRELSAQGFNFIGTGVSGGEEGALKGPSIMPGGQKEAYKLVAPILQEIAAKAEGEPCVAYIGPDGAGHYVKMVHNGIEYGDMQLIAEAYSLLKNALNLSNEELSEIFTDWNNGELSSYLIEITADIFHKKDEAGQYLVDVILDEAANKGTGKWTSQSSLDLGIPVTLITESVFARYISSLKDQRVAAAQVLSGPDVQPFKGDKAEFIEKVRRALYLGKIVSYAQGFQQLKAASDEYQWDLNYGEIAGIFRAGCIIRAQFLQKITDAYNENVDIANLLLAPYFKKIADEYQQALRDVVSYGVQNGIPTPTFSAAISYYDSYRSAVLPANLIQAQRDYFGAHTYKRTDKEGVFHTEWME
- the dcd gene encoding dCTP deaminase, translating into MRLCDRDIIKWLDEGKLVIAPRPPIERINGATADVRLGNQFRVFCGHTAAYIDLSGPKDEVSAALDRVMSDEIILPDDEVFFLHPGELALAVTLESVTLPDDLVGWLDGRSSLARLGLMVHVTAHRIDPGWHGQIVLEFYNSGKLPLALRPGMVIGALSFEPLSGSADRPYNRRQDAKYKNQQGAVSSRIDED
- the udk gene encoding uridine kinase: MADEAYQCTIVGISGASASGKSLIANTLYRELRAQVGDHNIGIIPEDCYYKDQSDLSMEERYKTNYDHPSSMDHNLLFSHLQALKMGESIELPQYDYVAHTRKPEAIHFAPKRVIILEGILLLTDKRLRQEMDFSIFVDTPLDICLMRRIKRDVHERGRSLDSVIEQYHKTVRPMFLQFIEPSKQYADIIVPRGGKNRVAIDILKAKIGQFCE